The proteins below come from a single Geobacillus thermoleovorans genomic window:
- a CDS encoding efflux RND transporter permease subunit, with amino-acid sequence MTFLTRFSLKNAAAVFVCSFLLMFLGLYSFSSLKVDLLPNIEFPQLSIEVVYPGASPQDVNEEVTAKLEEKLKSLDGLKQMQSSSYEGMAVMNLEFPFRTDMEKMERQVESLIDKAGLPDNVQTEVNRFSFGSIPVFNISLFAKNGTDLQTLLETEVIPELNKIDGVNSVSIGGDSERLIRITVDRKKAAQAGLNLSEIKNQINEKVLAFPAGTLQTDTWQIPVRVEEKLNTIHELKNLKLVPTAVPMAANGLQRVASVKLGDIATIEEVNEQSEFTRYNLKPSLSMAVTKKQDANTIEVADQVIKVLNSYKHQFDYSIGFDSSAGIKQSVESLVREGLLGALFASLAVLLFLRNVRATVIAIVSIPLSLLVSAIFLNRMDITLNVMTLGGMAVAVGRVVDDSIVVIENIFRRVRREKTGMSDDLVEQSTKEIVKAIVSSTITTVVVFLPLGLVGGIIGEFFLPFALTITFALLASLLVAVTVVPILAKFSFRRVPPEEKEGALQRLYGRIIEWALNHKAIVFVLSVVLLVGSLTLVPKLGFTFLPNEEQKTLVASIELPASTSVAKTNDVSLEMEKMFLKRSDVESVTAAVGSRDFRTGLKRPNQASYYILLKDSADTAKTVAVFEKEMRRIANQLAPGAKVGVQEMSSGGPPTNNNVNIDLYSNDLEALQTAAKQVETYLKQRDDVKDVTNNLTEKQKQVIVAIDPEKAAAYGVSGMQLLGAVADATKPVDVGTLKLGGKDEQVELSYDETLGSIDELKELPIVTRNGVIPLSAVAEVKEADVYTSIQKLDGKVFARVSAQIVGDNIQKVTNDISKHVNDLKIPSDVTVKTGGGSDETVQTFRELGVAMAAAIGLVYLTMLITFGKVRVPLIILSSLLFVPIGSLFALYVADEPLSISVMIGLLMLIGIVTTNAIVLVDRIGQNREQKRMTVRSAIIEAGKTRLRPILMTAFATVTALIPLALTNEAGTLISKGLAITVIGGLTSSTLLTLVFIPAMYEAFFFRTAKREPMAK; translated from the coding sequence ATGACGTTTTTGACCAGGTTCAGTTTGAAAAATGCGGCAGCTGTGTTTGTATGTTCGTTTTTGCTCATGTTTCTAGGGCTGTATTCCTTCTCCTCCTTGAAGGTCGATTTGCTGCCGAACATTGAATTTCCCCAGTTGTCGATTGAAGTGGTCTATCCTGGGGCTTCTCCGCAAGACGTGAATGAGGAGGTCACGGCCAAGCTCGAGGAAAAACTGAAGTCCCTTGACGGGCTTAAGCAAATGCAGAGTTCTTCCTATGAAGGAATGGCCGTTATGAATCTTGAATTTCCGTTTCGGACGGATATGGAGAAAATGGAGCGGCAGGTCGAATCGCTCATTGATAAGGCAGGATTGCCCGATAATGTGCAAACGGAAGTCAATCGGTTTTCATTCGGTTCCATCCCGGTTTTCAACATTTCCTTGTTTGCCAAAAACGGAACCGATCTGCAAACGTTGCTGGAAACCGAAGTGATTCCAGAATTGAATAAAATCGACGGGGTGAATTCCGTTTCGATCGGTGGAGACAGCGAGCGCCTCATCCGGATCACAGTCGATCGGAAAAAGGCTGCTCAGGCGGGATTGAACTTGTCAGAGATTAAAAACCAAATCAATGAAAAGGTGTTGGCGTTCCCGGCTGGAACGTTGCAAACCGATACATGGCAAATTCCTGTTCGCGTCGAGGAAAAATTGAACACCATCCATGAGTTGAAAAATCTGAAACTCGTGCCGACAGCTGTTCCTATGGCGGCGAATGGATTGCAGCGCGTTGCGTCCGTGAAGCTTGGGGATATTGCGACGATTGAGGAAGTCAACGAGCAAAGCGAATTCACCCGCTATAATTTGAAGCCATCGCTGTCGATGGCGGTGACGAAAAAACAAGATGCCAATACGATTGAAGTGGCAGACCAAGTGATCAAAGTGCTGAATTCCTACAAACATCAGTTTGATTATTCCATCGGGTTTGATTCGTCAGCTGGCATCAAACAATCCGTTGAATCGCTTGTCCGTGAAGGGCTGCTCGGGGCGCTGTTCGCTTCGCTGGCCGTCTTGCTCTTTTTGCGCAACGTTCGGGCGACTGTGATTGCCATCGTCTCGATTCCGCTCTCGCTGCTTGTATCGGCCATTTTTCTCAATCGTATGGATATTACCCTCAATGTCATGACGCTTGGCGGCATGGCCGTCGCCGTCGGCCGAGTCGTGGATGACAGCATTGTCGTGATCGAAAATATTTTCCGCCGCGTCCGCCGGGAGAAAACAGGCATGAGCGATGATTTAGTCGAGCAATCAACGAAAGAAATTGTCAAAGCGATTGTGTCCTCGACCATCACAACGGTTGTCGTCTTTTTGCCTCTCGGGCTTGTTGGGGGCATTATAGGGGAATTTTTCCTGCCTTTTGCCTTGACGATTACGTTTGCCCTGTTGGCCTCTTTGTTGGTGGCCGTGACAGTTGTGCCGATTTTAGCGAAATTTTCGTTCCGCCGTGTGCCGCCAGAGGAAAAAGAAGGAGCGCTTCAGCGTCTGTATGGCCGAATCATTGAATGGGCGCTCAACCATAAAGCGATTGTCTTTGTGTTGTCGGTTGTGCTATTGGTTGGTTCATTGACGCTCGTGCCGAAACTTGGATTTACGTTTTTGCCGAACGAAGAGCAGAAAACGCTGGTGGCGAGCATTGAACTGCCGGCTTCCACATCGGTGGCCAAAACGAATGATGTGTCGTTGGAGATGGAAAAGATGTTTTTAAAACGAAGCGATGTCGAGAGCGTCACCGCCGCGGTGGGAAGCCGCGATTTCCGCACAGGATTGAAGCGGCCCAATCAAGCCAGCTATTATATTCTATTAAAGGACAGCGCTGACACCGCGAAAACCGTGGCCGTTTTCGAAAAAGAAATGCGCCGCATCGCGAATCAGCTCGCGCCCGGGGCAAAAGTGGGCGTGCAAGAGATGTCGAGCGGAGGGCCGCCAACGAATAATAACGTGAATATTGACTTATACTCCAATGATTTGGAGGCGCTCCAAACAGCAGCCAAACAGGTCGAGACGTATTTAAAACAACGCGATGATGTCAAAGATGTGACGAATAACTTGACGGAAAAGCAAAAACAAGTGATTGTCGCCATTGATCCGGAAAAGGCGGCCGCTTATGGCGTTTCGGGCATGCAATTGCTGGGGGCGGTGGCCGATGCGACCAAACCGGTCGATGTGGGGACGCTGAAACTCGGCGGCAAGGATGAGCAAGTCGAACTTTCGTATGATGAAACGTTGGGATCGATCGATGAGTTGAAAGAGCTTCCGATCGTGACGAGAAACGGAGTGATTCCACTTTCAGCTGTCGCCGAAGTGAAAGAGGCGGACGTGTATACGTCCATTCAAAAGCTGGACGGAAAAGTGTTTGCCCGCGTATCCGCCCAGATTGTCGGCGACAACATTCAGAAAGTAACGAATGATATTTCGAAACATGTAAATGATTTGAAGATCCCATCCGATGTCACAGTGAAAACGGGCGGCGGAAGCGATGAGACGGTGCAGACGTTCCGCGAGCTCGGTGTGGCCATGGCGGCGGCCATCGGGCTTGTGTATTTGACGATGCTGATTACATTTGGCAAAGTGCGGGTGCCGCTGATCATTTTATCTTCCCTTTTGTTTGTTCCCATCGGTTCGCTGTTTGCTTTGTATGTGGCCGATGAGCCGCTTTCCATCAGCGTCATGATCGGCTTGTTGATGCTCATTGGCATCGTGACGACCAATGCGATCGTGCTGGTGGATCGAATCGGACAAAACCGCGAACAAAAACGGATGACGGTGCGAAGCGCCATCATTGAAGCCGGCAAAACACGGCTGCGGCCGATTTTAATGACAGCCTTTGCGACTGTGACAGCGCTCATTCCGCTTGCGCTGACGAATGAGGCCGGCACGTTGATTTCGAAAGGGCTGGCCATCACGGTCATCGGCGGCCTGACGTCGTCGACGTTATTGACGCTTGTGTTCATTCCTGCGATGTATGAGGCGTTTTTCTTCCGGACGGCAAAACGCGAACCGATGGCAAAATGA
- a CDS encoding RsfA family transcriptional regulator: MKTRQDAWSHEEDVLLAETVLQYIREGKTQLAAFEVVGRQLHRTAAACGFRWNAEVRKRYLEAIEQAKKQRKERKRALEMMKKWQKDSTVAAWSPSGERDGAEGSSPFLPAAPLTLEQCISFLQTLRRGIEEMEAIRQDNERLKRERAEWQTRNEQLAQKLERLETRQTTVQEDYEALVKIMARARQLASEEGDRFSLAQLFAAEANGSNESLAHS, translated from the coding sequence ATGAAAACAAGACAGGATGCTTGGTCACATGAAGAAGATGTACTGTTGGCTGAAACGGTGCTGCAATATATACGCGAAGGAAAAACGCAACTTGCCGCTTTTGAAGTCGTTGGGAGACAACTGCACCGCACAGCGGCAGCATGCGGATTCCGTTGGAACGCCGAGGTGCGCAAACGGTACCTTGAGGCGATCGAACAGGCAAAAAAGCAGCGGAAAGAACGGAAACGGGCGCTCGAAATGATGAAAAAGTGGCAAAAAGACAGTACGGTTGCTGCTTGGAGTCCTTCTGGAGAACGGGATGGCGCCGAAGGGTCATCGCCTTTTCTCCCGGCGGCCCCATTGACACTGGAGCAGTGCATTTCATTTTTGCAAACATTGCGGCGCGGCATCGAGGAGATGGAAGCGATCCGCCAGGACAACGAGCGCCTGAAACGCGAGCGGGCGGAATGGCAGACGCGGAACGAACAGCTTGCTCAAAAACTCGAACGCCTTGAAACGAGGCAGACCACCGTGCAAGAAGATTATGAAGCGCTCGTGAAAATCATGGCCCGCGCCCGCCAGCTCGCTTCCGAAGAAGGCGACCGCTTCTCTCTTGCCCAGCTGTTTGCCGCCGAGGCGAACGGATCGAACGAATCGCTCGCCCATTCATAA
- a CDS encoding tRNA threonylcarbamoyladenosine dehydratase, with product MLHQFSRNELAIGPEGLERLKNATVAVLGVGGVGSFAVEALARSGIGRLVLVDRDNVDITNINRQIHALLSTIGRPKVELMKERIADINPACEVIALQMFYTEETYEQFFAYDLDFVIDASDTIVYKVHLMKQCLKRGIPIISSMGAANKMDPTRFRIADISKTHTDPIAKVIRAKLRKEGIRRGIPVVFSDEKPVKIREDVRQVVGNDASPIRKAKMPPSSNAFVPSVAGLIMASYVIHRLLEGIPIRRVGDD from the coding sequence ATGCTGCACCAATTTTCCCGCAATGAACTCGCGATTGGCCCTGAAGGGTTGGAACGCTTAAAAAACGCCACCGTCGCCGTCCTTGGCGTCGGCGGCGTGGGGTCGTTCGCCGTCGAGGCGCTCGCCCGTTCCGGCATTGGCCGATTGGTGCTTGTTGATCGCGATAACGTCGATATCACCAACATCAACCGGCAAATCCATGCGTTGCTCTCGACCATCGGGCGTCCGAAAGTGGAGCTCATGAAAGAGCGCATCGCCGACATCAACCCGGCGTGCGAGGTGATCGCTTTGCAAATGTTTTATACGGAAGAGACGTATGAGCAATTTTTCGCCTATGATCTGGATTTTGTCATCGATGCGTCCGACACGATTGTGTACAAAGTGCATTTGATGAAACAATGCCTCAAGCGCGGCATTCCGATCATCTCCAGCATGGGTGCGGCGAACAAAATGGATCCGACCCGGTTCCGCATTGCCGATATTTCGAAAACACACACCGATCCGATCGCGAAAGTCATCCGCGCCAAGCTGCGCAAAGAAGGGATCCGCCGCGGCATTCCGGTCGTCTTTTCCGACGAGAAGCCGGTGAAAATCCGCGAAGATGTCCGCCAGGTCGTCGGCAATGACGCTTCGCCGATCCGCAAGGCGAAAATGCCGCCGTCTTCGAATGCTTTCGTTCCATCAGTTGCCGGGCTTATTATGGCTTCCTACGTGATTCATCGTCTATTAGAGGGAATTCCCATAAGGCGCGTTGGCGACGATTGA
- the aspS gene encoding aspartate--tRNA ligase: MERTYYCGEVPETAVGERVVLKGWVQKRRDLGGLIFIDLRDRTGIVQVVASPDVSAEALAAAERVRSEYVLSVEGTVVARAPETVNPNIATGSIEIQAERIEIINEAKTPPFSISDDTDAAEDVRLKYRYLDLRRPVMFQTLALRHKITKTVRDFLDSERFLEIETPMLTKSTPEGARDYLVPSRVHPGEFYALPQSPQIFKQLLMVGGVERYYQIARCFRDEDLRADRQPEFTQIDIEMSFIEQKDIMDLTERMMAAVVKAAKGIDIPRPFPRITYDEAMSRYGSDKPDIRFGLELVDVSEIVRNSAFQVFARAVKEGGQVKAINAKGAAPRYSRKDIDALGEFAGRYGAKGLAWLKAEGEELKGPIAKFFTDEEQAALRRALAVEDGDLLLFVADEKAIVAAALGALRLKLGKELGLIDEAKLAFLWVTDWPLLEYDEEEGRYYAAHHPFTMPVRDDIPLLETNPSAVRAQAYDLVLNGYELGGGSLRIFERDVQEKMFRALGFSEEEARRQFGFLLEAFEYGTPPHGGIALGLDRLVMLLAGRTNLRDTIAFPKTASASCLLTEAPGPVSDKQLEELHLAVVLPENE; encoded by the coding sequence ATGGAACGCACATATTATTGCGGAGAAGTGCCGGAAACGGCCGTCGGCGAGCGCGTCGTGCTCAAAGGCTGGGTGCAAAAGCGCCGCGACTTAGGCGGCCTCATTTTCATTGACTTGCGCGACCGAACGGGCATCGTCCAAGTTGTCGCCAGCCCGGACGTGTCGGCTGAAGCGCTGGCGGCAGCGGAGCGCGTGCGGAGCGAATACGTTTTAAGCGTCGAAGGAACGGTCGTCGCCCGCGCGCCCGAGACGGTCAATCCGAACATCGCGACCGGCAGCATTGAAATTCAAGCGGAACGAATCGAGATCATCAACGAGGCAAAAACGCCGCCGTTTTCGATTTCCGATGACACGGATGCGGCGGAAGACGTGCGCTTAAAATATCGGTATTTGGATTTGCGCCGCCCAGTCATGTTTCAAACACTGGCGCTTCGCCACAAAATCACAAAGACGGTGCGCGACTTTTTGGATAGCGAACGCTTTTTGGAAATTGAAACGCCGATGTTGACGAAAAGCACGCCGGAAGGGGCGCGTGACTATTTGGTGCCAAGCCGCGTCCATCCGGGCGAATTTTACGCCTTGCCGCAGTCGCCGCAAATTTTTAAGCAGCTGCTCATGGTCGGCGGCGTGGAACGGTACTACCAAATCGCCCGTTGCTTCCGTGACGAGGATTTGCGCGCTGACCGCCAGCCGGAATTTACGCAAATCGACATCGAAATGTCGTTTATCGAACAAAAGGATATTATGGATTTAACCGAACGGATGATGGCTGCCGTCGTGAAAGCAGCAAAAGGGATCGACATCCCGCGCCCGTTTCCGCGCATCACGTATGACGAGGCGATGAGCCGCTACGGCTCGGACAAGCCGGATATACGCTTTGGCCTCGAGCTCGTCGACGTATCGGAAATCGTCCGTAATTCAGCATTTCAAGTGTTCGCCCGCGCCGTCAAAGAAGGAGGCCAAGTGAAGGCGATCAACGCGAAAGGCGCTGCCCCTCGCTATTCGCGTAAAGATATTGACGCCTTAGGAGAATTTGCCGGCCGCTACGGGGCGAAAGGGCTCGCCTGGCTGAAAGCGGAAGGCGAAGAGCTGAAAGGACCGATCGCCAAGTTTTTCACCGATGAGGAACAGGCGGCGCTGCGTCGAGCGCTTGCTGTCGAAGACGGAGATTTGCTTTTGTTTGTCGCCGACGAAAAAGCGATCGTCGCAGCGGCGCTCGGCGCGTTGCGGCTGAAGCTTGGCAAGGAGCTCGGCTTGATCGACGAAGCGAAGCTCGCGTTTTTGTGGGTGACGGATTGGCCGCTTTTGGAGTATGACGAAGAAGAAGGGCGCTATTACGCCGCCCACCATCCGTTTACGATGCCGGTGCGCGACGACATTCCGCTGTTGGAGACAAACCCAAGCGCCGTCCGCGCGCAGGCGTACGATCTCGTCTTAAATGGCTATGAGCTTGGCGGCGGCTCGCTTCGCATTTTCGAGCGGGACGTGCAAGAAAAAATGTTCCGCGCCTTAGGGTTCAGCGAAGAAGAAGCGCGCCGCCAGTTCGGATTCTTGCTTGAGGCGTTTGAATACGGCACTCCGCCGCACGGCGGCATTGCGCTTGGCCTTGACCGGCTGGTGATGTTGCTCGCTGGGCGCACGAACTTGCGCGATACGATCGCGTTTCCGAAAACGGCGAGCGCGAGCTGCTTGCTTACCGAAGCGCCGGGGCCGGTCAGCGACAAGCAGCTCGAGGAGCTGCACTTGGCGGTTGTGCTTCCAGAAAACGAGTAA
- the hisS gene encoding histidine--tRNA ligase — protein MAFQIPRGTQDVLPGDSEKWQYVEHIARSLCSRYGYQEIRTPIFEHTELFLRGVGDTTDIVQKEMYTFEDKGGRALTLRPEGTAPVVRAFVEHKLYGSPNQPLKLYYSGPMFRYERPEAGRFRQFVQFGVEALGSSDPAIDAEVMALAMHIYEALGLKRIRLVINSLGDLDSRRAHREALVRHFSNRIHELCPDCQTRLHTNPLRILDCKKDRDHELMATAPSILDYLNDESRAYFEKVKQYLTALGIPFVIDARLVRGLDYYNHTTFEIMSEAEGFGAAATLCGGGRYNGLVQEIGGPETPGIGFALSIERLLAALDAEGVELPVESGLDCYVVAVGERAKDEAVRLVYALRRSGLRVDQDYLGRKLKAQLKAADRLGASFVAIIGDEELERQEAAVKHMASGEQTNVPLGELAHFLHERIGKEE, from the coding sequence ATGGCTTTTCAAATTCCAAGAGGGACACAAGATGTGCTGCCGGGTGACTCGGAAAAATGGCAATATGTCGAGCACATTGCCCGCAGCCTCTGCAGCCGGTATGGGTATCAGGAAATCCGGACGCCGATTTTTGAACATACGGAGCTTTTTTTGCGCGGCGTGGGGGATACAACGGACATTGTGCAAAAAGAAATGTACACGTTCGAAGACAAAGGGGGGCGCGCGCTGACGCTCCGCCCGGAAGGAACGGCGCCGGTTGTCAGAGCGTTTGTCGAGCATAAGCTGTACGGCAGTCCGAACCAGCCGCTGAAATTGTATTACAGCGGGCCGATGTTTCGCTACGAGCGTCCGGAAGCGGGACGGTTCCGCCAGTTCGTCCAGTTCGGCGTCGAGGCGCTCGGCAGCAGCGATCCGGCGATTGACGCCGAGGTGATGGCGCTAGCGATGCATATTTACGAAGCGCTTGGCTTAAAACGGATCCGGCTTGTCATTAACAGCTTGGGCGACCTTGACAGCCGCCGGGCGCACCGAGAGGCGCTTGTTCGCCATTTTTCAAACCGCATCCACGAGCTGTGCCCGGACTGCCAGACGAGGCTTCATACGAATCCGCTCCGCATTCTCGACTGCAAAAAAGACCGCGATCATGAGCTGATGGCGACGGCGCCGTCGATTTTAGACTATTTAAATGACGAATCGCGCGCCTATTTTGAGAAAGTGAAACAATACTTGACAGCGCTCGGCATCCCGTTTGTCATCGATGCGCGGCTCGTGCGCGGGCTTGACTATTACAACCACACGACGTTTGAAATTATGAGCGAAGCGGAAGGATTTGGCGCGGCGGCGACGCTGTGCGGCGGCGGGCGTTACAACGGGCTTGTCCAAGAAATCGGCGGTCCGGAGACGCCGGGCATCGGCTTTGCCTTGAGCATCGAGCGGCTGTTGGCCGCCCTTGACGCCGAAGGAGTGGAATTGCCGGTGGAGAGTGGGCTTGACTGCTATGTCGTCGCTGTCGGTGAGCGGGCGAAAGACGAGGCGGTCCGCCTCGTTTATGCATTGCGCCGCTCCGGATTGAGGGTCGATCAAGATTATTTGGGCCGAAAATTGAAGGCGCAGCTGAAGGCCGCCGACCGGCTTGGGGCATCGTTTGTCGCCATTATCGGCGATGAAGAACTCGAGAGACAGGAAGCGGCGGTAAAGCATATGGCGAGCGGCGAGCAAACGAATGTACCGCTCGGCGAGTTGGCGCACTTTTTGCATGAACGGATCGGGAAGGAGGAGTGA
- a CDS encoding IS66-like element ISBst12 family transposase has translation MLTVQQAVFTVESLIGKVQQQKQLIHQLIQENEHLRHENKQLRKENEQLKYRVQELEARTKKNSSNSHLPPSSDRFEKKRSSREPSGKKPGGQEGHEGKTLRQVEHPHHRVVHRVHTCQGCGASLREVKPFKVDIRQVFDVPPVAIEVTQHEREVKSCPHCRCVQQAEFPSHVTNHVQYGPRLTALVVYLHHIQLIPYKRLSDTIEALYQHSISTGTLANMVKRGREALESNMDIIEDALLESNILHVDETSLRINGKLAWVHVACTSRYTYLAPHASRGKKATDDIGILPRYEGTMMHDAFGTYPKYTHATHALCHAHHLRELKGFIEQGHTWAMRMTTFLLAAKQAVEAHHGALSEEEARRWERVYDRILERAQHRLETMTPLPKKALAFVRRLQKRKEEALRFLREVHVPFDNNQAERDLRMVKVKENISGTFREETFAQSFCIARSIVSTLTKHEKNVWDSLCLLLAGETIDRVLSAT, from the coding sequence ATGTTGACGGTACAACAAGCTGTATTTACAGTTGAGAGCTTAATCGGCAAAGTTCAACAACAAAAACAGCTCATTCATCAACTCATTCAAGAAAATGAACATTTGCGTCACGAAAACAAACAACTACGCAAAGAAAATGAACAACTGAAGTACCGTGTTCAAGAGCTGGAAGCACGCACGAAAAAAAACAGCTCCAATAGCCATTTGCCCCCATCTTCTGACCGTTTTGAGAAAAAGCGTTCCTCCCGCGAGCCGTCTGGCAAAAAGCCTGGTGGGCAAGAGGGACATGAGGGGAAGACGCTCCGTCAAGTGGAACATCCACATCATCGTGTCGTCCACCGTGTGCATACGTGTCAAGGATGTGGAGCTTCTTTGCGTGAAGTCAAACCGTTCAAAGTCGATATCCGTCAAGTGTTTGATGTCCCTCCTGTGGCGATCGAGGTGACACAACATGAACGTGAAGTGAAATCGTGTCCACATTGTCGATGCGTGCAACAAGCCGAATTCCCATCCCATGTCACGAATCATGTGCAATACGGTCCACGGCTCACGGCGCTCGTTGTTTATTTACATCATATCCAATTGATCCCGTACAAGCGTTTAAGTGATACAATCGAAGCGTTATATCAACACTCGATTAGTACAGGAACCCTTGCCAATATGGTGAAACGAGGACGCGAAGCGCTGGAATCAAATATGGACATCATCGAAGACGCCTTACTTGAATCCAACATCCTGCATGTCGATGAAACGAGTTTGCGCATCAATGGGAAACTCGCATGGGTGCATGTCGCGTGTACATCGAGATATACATACTTGGCTCCTCACGCTTCTCGTGGAAAAAAAGCGACCGATGATATCGGGATTCTTCCCCGATATGAAGGGACGATGATGCACGATGCGTTCGGTACGTATCCGAAATACACACATGCCACCCATGCCCTTTGTCATGCCCACCATTTGCGTGAGTTAAAAGGATTCATCGAACAGGGGCATACGTGGGCGATGCGCATGACCACGTTTCTGTTAGCCGCCAAGCAAGCCGTCGAAGCCCATCACGGTGCACTTTCCGAAGAAGAAGCGAGACGGTGGGAACGAGTGTATGATCGCATCCTAGAAAGAGCACAACACCGATTGGAAACGATGACGCCTCTTCCGAAAAAAGCACTCGCTTTTGTTCGACGCCTTCAAAAACGAAAGGAAGAAGCGCTGCGTTTCTTACGTGAAGTACATGTTCCCTTTGATAACAACCAAGCCGAACGCGATCTTCGCATGGTCAAAGTCAAAGAGAACATTTCGGGTACGTTTCGCGAAGAAACATTCGCGCAGTCGTTTTGCATCGCAAGAAGCATCGTTTCCACACTGACGAAACACGAAAAAAACGTGTGGGATTCGTTATGTCTTCTGTTGGCAGGCGAAACGATCGATCGAGTTCTTTCCGCTACCTAG
- the ahpF gene encoding alkyl hydroperoxide reductase subunit F — MLLDADIKAQLAQYLQLLENDIVLTVSAGDDNVSRDMLALIDELTAMSSKIKVEKAKLERTPSFSVNRVGENTGITFAGVPLGHEFTSLVLALLQVSGRPPKVSQDVVDRIQQIRGKHHFETYVSLTCHNCPDVVQALNIMSVLNPDISHTMIDGAAFKEEAEQKGIMAVPTVFLNGKLFASGRMSLEDILAKLGSAPDASSFADKEPFDVLVIGGGPAGATAAIYAARKGIRTGIVAERFGGQILDTLGIENFISVKYTEGPKLAASIEEHVKQYNVDIMNSQRAKRLEKKDLIEVELENGAVLKSKTVVIATGARWRNLGVPGEEEFKNKGVAYCPHCDGPLFEGKHVAVIGGGNSGVEAAIDLAGIASHVTLLEFAPELKADAVLQDRLYSLPNVTVIKNAQTTEITGTDKVNGLTYIDRETGEEHHIELQGVFVQIGLVPNTEWLEGTVERNRFGEIIVDKRGATNIEGVFAAGDCTDSAYKQIIISMGSGATAALSAFDYLIRH, encoded by the coding sequence ATGCTGCTGGATGCTGACATCAAGGCGCAACTAGCCCAGTATTTGCAATTGCTTGAAAATGATATTGTCTTGACGGTAAGCGCGGGAGACGACAACGTTTCCCGCGATATGCTTGCTTTAATCGATGAATTAACGGCGATGTCGTCGAAAATCAAAGTGGAAAAAGCGAAGCTGGAACGAACGCCAAGCTTCAGCGTCAACCGGGTCGGCGAAAACACCGGCATCACCTTCGCCGGCGTGCCGCTCGGCCATGAATTTACGTCCCTCGTTTTGGCGCTGCTTCAAGTGAGCGGGCGGCCGCCGAAAGTCAGCCAAGACGTCGTGGACCGCATTCAACAAATCAGAGGCAAACATCATTTTGAAACGTACGTCAGCCTGACCTGCCACAACTGCCCGGACGTCGTCCAAGCGCTCAACATCATGAGCGTGTTGAACCCAGACATTTCGCATACGATGATCGACGGGGCGGCGTTTAAAGAAGAAGCGGAGCAAAAAGGGATTATGGCCGTACCGACGGTGTTTTTAAACGGCAAACTGTTCGCGAGCGGCCGCATGTCGCTTGAAGATATCCTCGCCAAATTAGGGAGTGCTCCGGATGCTTCTTCCTTTGCTGACAAAGAGCCGTTCGACGTGTTGGTGATCGGCGGCGGCCCTGCGGGTGCGACAGCAGCCATTTACGCAGCGCGCAAAGGCATTCGCACTGGGATTGTTGCGGAGCGCTTCGGTGGACAAATTTTAGATACGCTCGGCATTGAAAACTTTATCAGCGTCAAATATACGGAAGGACCGAAGCTTGCGGCCAGCATTGAGGAACATGTGAAGCAATACAACGTCGACATCATGAACTCGCAGCGGGCAAAACGACTCGAGAAAAAAGACTTGATTGAAGTCGAGTTGGAAAACGGCGCCGTGTTGAAAAGCAAAACGGTTGTGATCGCAACGGGCGCCCGTTGGCGCAACCTTGGCGTGCCGGGCGAGGAAGAGTTCAAAAACAAAGGGGTCGCCTATTGCCCGCATTGCGATGGCCCGCTGTTCGAAGGGAAGCACGTGGCGGTCATCGGCGGCGGGAACTCTGGAGTCGAAGCGGCGATTGACCTCGCTGGCATCGCCAGCCATGTGACGCTGCTTGAGTTCGCCCCTGAACTCAAGGCCGATGCTGTTTTGCAAGATCGTTTGTACAGCTTGCCGAACGTAACGGTGATTAAAAACGCGCAAACGACGGAAATCACCGGCACGGACAAAGTCAACGGCTTGACGTACATTGACCGGGAAACAGGGGAAGAACATCATATCGAATTGCAAGGCGTGTTCGTGCAAATCGGCCTTGTTCCGAACACCGAATGGTTGGAAGGAACGGTGGAACGGAATCGCTTCGGTGAAATTATCGTCGATAAACGCGGCGCGACGAACATTGAAGGCGTCTTTGCCGCGGGCGACTGCACGGACAGCGCCTATAAGCAAATCATTATTTCGATGGGCTCGGGTGCAACCGCAGCGTTAAGCGCGTTTGATTATTTGATTCGCCATTAA